The following are from one region of the Gambusia affinis linkage group LG02, SWU_Gaff_1.0, whole genome shotgun sequence genome:
- the LOC122842083 gene encoding zinc finger protein 32-like: MEDFLVKDNNTQTSPMMYLPDNTSGAHLNDESLSRVCDTKGDQLPPPEENRPLFESLPALPKKLTPKPGRRTYICDQCGKTFRRKRRLTVHLHSHGVERPYNCVQCGKSFVQKGNLTLHLRMHTRESLPQS, encoded by the exons ATGGAGGACTTTCTGGTGAAAGACAACAACACGCAGACCAGCCCAATGATGTATTTACCAGAC AACACTAGTGGCGCCCACCTGAACGACGAGAGTCTGAGCAGAGTCTGCGACACTAAAGGTGATCAGCTCCCCCCTCCCGAAGAGAACCGACCGCTTTTTGAGAGCCTTCCCGCTTTGCCTAAGAAGCTCACCCCCAAACCCGGGAGGAGGACGTACATCTGTGACCAGTGTGGGAAGACCTTCCGGAGGAAAAGGCGCCTGACGGTCCATCTGCACAGTCACGGCGTTGAGAGGCCGTACAACTGTGTCCAGTGCGGGAAGAGTTTTGTTCAGAAGGGGAATCTGACGCTCCATCTGCGCATGCACACCAGAGAGAGTTTACCTCAGTCCTGA